A portion of the Enterobacter sp. SA187 genome contains these proteins:
- a CDS encoding phosphatase, with protein sequence MYPVDLHMHTVASTHAYSTLHDYIAIAKSKGLKLFAITDHGPDMADAPHYWHFVNMRIWPRVVDGVGILRGIEANIKNTDGEIDCTGPMLTALDLIIAGFHEPVFAPQDQATNTEAMIATMASGQVHIISHPGNPKYPVDIKAIAEAAATHQVALEINNSSFLHSRKGSEANCRAIAAAVRDAGGWVALGSDSHTAFSLGDFTECRKVLDDVDFPEDRILNVSPRRLLNFLESRGMPPIPEFAEF encoded by the coding sequence ATGTATCCCGTTGACCTGCATATGCACACCGTCGCCAGCACGCACGCCTACAGCACGCTTCATGACTATATCGCCATCGCGAAAAGCAAAGGCCTCAAGCTTTTTGCCATTACCGATCATGGCCCCGATATGGCGGATGCGCCGCACTACTGGCACTTTGTTAACATGCGTATCTGGCCGCGGGTGGTGGATGGCGTGGGGATCCTGCGGGGTATTGAGGCCAATATTAAAAATACTGACGGCGAGATCGACTGCACCGGGCCAATGCTCACCGCCCTCGATCTGATCATTGCCGGTTTTCATGAGCCGGTATTCGCGCCGCAGGATCAGGCGACTAACACTGAAGCGATGATCGCCACCATGGCCAGTGGTCAGGTGCACATCATCAGCCATCCGGGGAACCCGAAGTATCCTGTGGATATCAAGGCGATTGCCGAAGCCGCCGCCACCCATCAGGTGGCGCTGGAAATCAATAATTCCTCTTTTCTGCACTCCCGTAAAGGCAGCGAAGCCAACTGCCGGGCGATTGCCGCCGCCGTACGTGACGCGGGAGGCTGGGTGGCGCTGGGATCCGATTCCCACACCGCCTTCTCGCTGGGTGATTTTACCGAATGCCGTAAGGTGCTGGACGACGTCGATTTCCCGGAAGATCGTATTCTTAACGTTTCCCCGCGCCGTCTGCTGAATTTCCTGGAATCGCGCGGTATGCCGCCGATCCCTGAATTTGCTGAATTTTAA
- a CDS encoding TorD/DmsD family molecular chaperone produces the protein MNEFSILCRMLGSLYYRQPQDPVLAPLYTLIREGKLAENWPLEQDELLARLQASADLPALTADYDALFVGDDCKVSPYRSAWVEGTTKADVRAFLTERGMPLTDAPADHFGLLLLAASWLEDNAGEDESEALEILFGDYLLPWCGTFLGKVEAHATTPFWRTMASLTRDALAAMWDDLQDDTAE, from the coding sequence ATGAATGAGTTTTCAATCCTCTGCCGCATGCTGGGCTCGCTTTACTATCGTCAGCCGCAGGATCCGGTGCTGGCCCCGCTGTATACGCTGATCCGCGAGGGCAAGCTGGCAGAGAACTGGCCGCTGGAGCAGGATGAGCTGCTGGCGCGCTTACAGGCCAGCGCGGATCTGCCTGCGCTGACCGCAGACTACGACGCGCTGTTCGTCGGCGATGACTGCAAGGTGTCGCCATACCGCAGCGCATGGGTGGAAGGCACAACCAAGGCGGACGTCAGAGCATTTTTGACCGAACGCGGTATGCCGCTGACGGATGCGCCTGCCGATCATTTTGGCCTGCTGCTGCTGGCGGCATCCTGGCTGGAAGATAATGCAGGCGAGGATGAGAGTGAAGCGCTGGAAATCCTGTTTGGCGATTACCTTCTCCCCTGGTGCGGCACCTTCCTGGGTAAGGTCGAAGCCCACGCCACCACTCCTTTCTGGCGTACCATGGCATCCCTGACGCGCGATGCGCTGGCGGCCATGTGGGACGATTTGCAGGACGATACCGCTGAATAA
- a CDS encoding DUF1097 domain-containing protein, with amino-acid sequence MNILFAIALTTGVLSALWGWVAVTLGLLSWAGFLGSTAYFACPQGGLKGLLITLCTLLSGVAWAQLIIHSSAMLPQLSIAGYAITGMVAFFMCMQAKNVLLSFVPGTFIGACATFAGQGDWRLVLPSLLVGLLFGFAMKNGGLWLAGRRAKESSGAVAAE; translated from the coding sequence ATGAACATACTCTTTGCAATCGCACTCACTACCGGCGTTCTGTCCGCGCTCTGGGGTTGGGTGGCTGTCACTCTGGGACTGTTAAGCTGGGCGGGTTTTCTTGGCTCGACGGCCTATTTCGCCTGTCCGCAGGGCGGGCTTAAAGGCCTGCTTATTACGCTGTGCACGTTGCTGAGCGGTGTCGCCTGGGCGCAACTGATTATCCACAGCAGCGCCATGCTGCCGCAGTTGTCGATCGCCGGCTATGCCATCACCGGCATGGTGGCCTTTTTCATGTGTATGCAGGCCAAAAATGTACTGTTGTCCTTTGTGCCTGGCACCTTTATCGGCGCCTGCGCAACCTTTGCAGGGCAGGGGGACTGGCGGCTGGTGCTGCCATCTTTACTGGTCGGGCTGCTGTTTGGTTTCGCGATGAAAAATGGCGGACTGTGGCTGGCAGGGCGGCGGGCTAAAGAAAGTTCTGGCGCGGTGGCAGCGGAATAA
- the csgG gene encoding curli production assembly/transport protein CsgG: MQRLLILLAVCLLSGCLTAPPKEAAKPTLMPRAQSFRDLTHLPPPSGKVFVSVYNIQDETGQFKAYPASNFSTAVPQSATAMLVTALKDSRWFIPLERQGLQNLLNERKIIRAAQENGTVAMNNRVPLQSLTAANVMIEGSIIGYESNVKSGGVGARYFGIGGDTQYQLDQVAVNLRVVNVSTGEILSSVNTSKTILSYEVQAGVFRFIDYQRLLEGEIGYTANEPVMLCLMSAIETGVIFLINDGIDRGLWDLQSPGEVKNAVLQKYRQMAVPPES; the protein is encoded by the coding sequence ATGCAGCGCTTACTTATTTTACTGGCGGTGTGTTTATTGAGCGGATGCTTGACCGCTCCGCCAAAAGAAGCGGCCAAACCGACCCTGATGCCACGGGCGCAGAGTTTTCGCGACTTAACGCATCTGCCACCCCCTTCCGGCAAAGTCTTTGTGTCGGTGTATAACATTCAGGATGAAACCGGGCAGTTTAAAGCCTATCCGGCGAGTAACTTCTCCACGGCGGTGCCGCAGAGCGCCACGGCGATGCTGGTCACGGCGCTGAAGGATTCCCGCTGGTTTATCCCGCTGGAGCGTCAGGGTCTGCAAAACCTGTTAAACGAGCGCAAGATTATCCGCGCCGCCCAGGAAAACGGCACGGTGGCGATGAATAATCGCGTTCCCCTGCAATCGTTGACGGCGGCAAACGTGATGATCGAAGGCTCGATTATTGGCTATGAAAGCAATGTAAAATCGGGCGGCGTGGGGGCGCGATACTTTGGTATTGGCGGCGATACGCAGTATCAGCTCGATCAGGTGGCGGTAAACCTGCGCGTGGTTAACGTCAGCACCGGCGAGATCCTCTCGTCAGTCAACACCAGCAAAACGATTTTGTCTTATGAAGTCCAGGCGGGCGTGTTCCGCTTTATTGATTATCAACGTCTGCTGGAGGGGGAAATTGGCTATACCGCTAATGAACCAGTAATGCTGTGCCTGATGTCAGCCATTGAAACCGGGGTGATCTTCCTGATCAATGACGGTATCGATCGCGGGCTGTGGGATTTGCAAAGCCCCGGCGAAGTGAAAAACGCCGTGCTACAGAAATACCGCCAGATGGCCGTACCGCCTGAGTCCTGA
- the csgF gene encoding curli production assembly/transport protein CsgF: MRIACAVVTLMLISPLCSAGNMTFQFRNPNFGGNPNNGAFLLNSAQAQNSYKDPSYDDDFGIETPSALDNFTQAIQSQLLGGLLTNINTGKPGRMVTTDFIVDIANNDGQLQLNVTDRKTGKTSTIQVAGLQSNSTDF; encoded by the coding sequence ATGCGTATCGCTTGTGCCGTTGTCACCCTTATGCTTATTTCCCCGCTGTGCTCGGCAGGAAATATGACCTTTCAGTTTCGCAATCCTAATTTTGGAGGGAATCCAAATAACGGCGCGTTTTTATTGAATAGCGCCCAGGCGCAAAACTCTTATAAAGATCCCAGTTATGACGATGATTTTGGTATTGAAACGCCGTCAGCGCTGGATAACTTTACCCAGGCTATTCAGTCGCAGCTGTTGGGCGGCCTGCTGACCAATATAAATACCGGCAAACCAGGCCGGATGGTCACCACCGATTTTATTGTCGATATCGCTAATAACGACGGGCAATTACAGCTAAACGTCACCGACCGTAAAACGGGCAAAACATCGACCATTCAGGTGGCCGGTTTACAAAGCAATTCGACCGATTTTTAA
- the csgE gene encoding curli production assembly/transport protein CsgE: MKPYIAWLAAAELLLAAGNLYAVEVEVPGLLTDHTVSSVGHDFYRAFSDKWESSYTGNLTINERPSARWGSWITITVNQDLVYQTFLFPTKRDFDNNVNIAIAQTEEALDRRQIDQALLSTGDLAKDEY, from the coding sequence ATGAAACCTTACATAGCCTGGCTTGCAGCCGCAGAACTTCTGCTGGCTGCCGGGAACCTGTACGCGGTTGAAGTGGAAGTGCCGGGATTGCTGACTGACCACACGGTGTCATCGGTGGGACACGATTTCTATCGTGCATTTAGCGATAAATGGGAAAGCAGTTATACGGGTAATTTAACCATCAATGAACGCCCAAGTGCGCGCTGGGGCAGCTGGATCACCATTACGGTTAATCAGGATCTGGTTTATCAGACCTTTTTATTTCCGACCAAACGCGATTTCGACAACAACGTAAATATCGCGATAGCGCAAACCGAAGAAGCACTGGATCGCCGGCAAATTGATCAGGCTCTGCTCAGTACCGGCGATCTGGCGAAAGACGAATACTAA
- the csgD gene encoding biofilm master transcriptional regulator CsgD produces the protein MFNEVQSLHAQSILLITKPSLQATALLQHLKNSLAITGKLHNIQRSLDDINPGSVILFDMMEADKKLIQYWQENLSRKNNNIKLLLLNTPDEYPFRDIENWPHINGVFYVTEDESHVVDGLQSVQRGECYFSQKLASYLITHSGNYRYNSAESALLTHREKEILNKLRIGASNIEIARALFISENTVKTHLYNLFKKISVKNRTQAVSWANDNLRR, from the coding sequence ATGTTTAATGAAGTCCAGAGTTTACATGCTCAGTCAATCTTGCTGATCACTAAACCCTCATTACAGGCTACAGCTTTATTACAACATTTAAAAAACTCCCTGGCAATTACAGGGAAACTCCATAATATTCAACGATCTCTGGATGATATTAATCCTGGCAGCGTGATCCTCTTTGATATGATGGAAGCGGATAAAAAACTTATCCAGTACTGGCAGGAAAATTTAAGCCGTAAAAACAACAATATAAAATTGTTGTTACTGAATACCCCCGACGAGTACCCCTTCCGCGACATTGAAAACTGGCCGCATATCAACGGGGTTTTTTATGTGACCGAGGATGAATCGCATGTGGTGGACGGCCTGCAAAGCGTCCAGCGCGGCGAATGCTACTTCTCACAGAAACTGGCCAGCTACCTCATCACCCACTCGGGTAATTATCGCTATAACAGCGCTGAGTCTGCCTTACTCACGCATCGTGAGAAAGAGATCCTCAATAAGCTGCGCATCGGCGCCTCGAACATCGAGATTGCCCGCGCCCTGTTTATCAGCGAAAACACGGTTAAAACGCATCTGTATAACTTATTTAAAAAGATCTCGGTTAAAAACCGTACGCAGGCGGTCTCCTGGGCTAACGATAACCTCAGGCGTTAG
- the csgB gene encoding curli minor subunit CsgB, with protein sequence MKNRLLFMVLAMLSAPGITLAAGYDLASSEYNFAVNELSRASYNKAAIIGQQGNNNSAQLSQQGSKLLAVVSQDGGNNRAQVQQSGNYNLAYVDQTGNSNDATITQGAYGNTAMIIQKGSGNRANITQFGTQKTAVVVQRQSQMAIRVTQR encoded by the coding sequence ATGAAAAACAGACTGTTATTTATGGTGTTGGCAATGTTGAGTGCGCCTGGAATTACCTTAGCGGCAGGTTACGATCTGGCATCTTCAGAATATAACTTTGCGGTGAATGAACTGAGCAGGGCTTCTTATAACAAAGCAGCCATTATCGGTCAGCAGGGTAACAATAACAGCGCTCAGCTAAGCCAGCAGGGATCGAAATTACTGGCGGTGGTTTCACAGGACGGTGGAAATAACCGGGCACAGGTTCAGCAGTCAGGAAATTACAACCTTGCGTATGTCGATCAGACGGGTAATTCCAATGACGCGACTATTACGCAAGGGGCTTACGGTAATACCGCGATGATTATCCAGAAAGGCTCGGGTAACAGAGCGAATATTACGCAATTTGGTACGCAAAAAACAGCAGTCGTAGTGCAGAGGCAGTCGCAAATGGCTATTCGCGTTACCCAACGTTGA
- the csgA gene encoding curli major subunit CsgA, with product MKFIKVAVVAAIVVSGSAFAGSIPQYGHGGHNSGPNSELGIFQYGSTNAALALQTDARDSSLTITQNGTGNGADVGQGSDDSTIELTQTGSRNNATIDQWNSRDSEINVNQHGVLNGALVNQTASNSFVEVRQVGFGNNATANQY from the coding sequence ATGAAATTTATCAAAGTGGCAGTTGTAGCAGCGATCGTTGTTTCTGGCAGTGCTTTTGCAGGCTCCATTCCGCAGTATGGTCACGGCGGTCACAATAGCGGCCCGAATTCAGAACTGGGTATTTTCCAGTACGGTAGCACTAACGCTGCGCTGGCACTGCAAACTGACGCCCGTGATTCCAGCCTGACCATTACCCAGAATGGTACTGGTAACGGCGCTGACGTAGGTCAGGGTTCGGACGACAGCACCATCGAACTGACGCAGACTGGCTCACGCAACAACGCCACTATCGACCAGTGGAACAGCCGTGATTCTGAAATCAACGTCAACCAGCACGGCGTGCTGAACGGCGCGCTGGTTAACCAGACTGCCTCTAACTCCTTCGTGGAAGTTCGCCAGGTTGGTTTTGGTAACAACGCTACCGCTAACCAGTACTAA
- the csgC gene encoding curli assembly chaperone CsgC, whose translation MHPLLLLAALSSQITFDTVQNGDIYTITPQVTLAQSCVCQVQISAVRTGNGGQSTSVQRHTVTIPAHQLTALSRLRMTLSPQDNVSITVTVTDGQSLRLSQQWGGTS comes from the coding sequence ATGCATCCACTATTATTGCTGGCGGCGCTCTCCAGCCAGATAACCTTTGATACCGTACAGAACGGTGACATCTACACCATTACGCCGCAGGTGACGCTCGCCCAGTCCTGTGTCTGCCAGGTGCAGATCAGCGCCGTCCGCACCGGCAACGGCGGACAAAGCACCTCGGTGCAGCGTCATACCGTCACCATCCCGGCGCATCAGCTCACTGCGTTATCCCGTTTACGTATGACGCTTTCACCGCAGGATAACGTCTCCATTACCGTCACCGTTACCGACGGGCAATCACTGCGCCTGTCGCAGCAGTGGGGCGGGACGAGCTGA
- the ymdB gene encoding O-acetyl-ADP-ribose deacetylase: protein MHSRIKVIKGDITTQQVDVIVNAANPSLMGGGGVDGAIHRAAGPALLEACKVVRQQQGECPPGHAVITLAGALPAKAVIHTVGPVWHGGDHHEARLLEDAYRNSLKLAEANGYHSIAFPAISTGIYGFPKAAAAEIAVNTVSEFLTRRPSFGEVYFVCYDDETTRLYQRLLTQQGEGGGE from the coding sequence ATGCACTCGCGTATAAAGGTTATTAAGGGTGACATCACCACGCAACAGGTGGATGTCATAGTCAATGCGGCAAATCCCTCTTTGATGGGCGGTGGCGGTGTGGATGGCGCTATCCATCGTGCGGCGGGGCCAGCTTTACTTGAGGCCTGTAAAGTGGTGCGTCAGCAGCAGGGCGAGTGTCCGCCCGGTCATGCGGTGATCACCCTTGCAGGGGCGCTACCGGCAAAGGCGGTGATCCATACCGTCGGGCCCGTATGGCATGGCGGCGATCACCATGAAGCGCGGCTGCTGGAGGATGCCTATCGCAACAGCCTGAAACTGGCGGAGGCCAATGGTTATCACTCGATAGCGTTTCCGGCTATCAGTACCGGGATATACGGCTTCCCGAAAGCGGCGGCAGCAGAAATTGCGGTCAATACAGTTTCGGAATTTCTCACCCGTCGCCCTTCGTTTGGCGAGGTATACTTTGTCTGTTATGACGATGAAACTACCCGACTTTACCAGCGCCTCCTTACCCAACAGGGAGAAGGAGGCGGCGAATAA
- a CDS encoding phospholipase D family protein has protein sequence MTMKLPDFTSASLPNREKEAANNTRLGLAIAPVCAAHPGECGLLVLDDSLDAFAARYRLVEMAEQTLDIQYYIWEDDMSGRLLLSVILDAASRGVKVRMLLDDNNTVGMDDTLRILDAHPNVELRLFNPFSFRTLRALGYLTDFARLNRRMHNKSFTVDGVVTLVGGRNIGDAYFGAGEQPLFTDLDVLAIGPVVKDVTDDFERYWTCKSVSTLQDVLDIAEEDIVRHIRIPESWYSDVTAKRYLNKLESTRFATLLETNSLPMMWAKTRLLSDDPRKGQGRARNHTLLPQRLVNVMGMPEQQIDICSAYFVPTRSGVAQLLQLVRKGVKIAILTNSLAANDVAVVHAGYARWRKKLLRHGVALYELKPTHEGGRHPHDRGLTGNSGSSLHAKTFSIDERKVFIGSFNFDPRSAMLNTEMGFVIDSEPLAARIHQRFVQSQRDVAWELRLDRWGRINWIEQKDGQEIVHKKEPKTRFWQRMLVRFVYRLPVEWLL, from the coding sequence ATGACGATGAAACTACCCGACTTTACCAGCGCCTCCTTACCCAACAGGGAGAAGGAGGCGGCGAATAATACACGACTGGGGCTGGCAATAGCCCCGGTCTGCGCGGCCCATCCAGGGGAGTGCGGTTTACTGGTGCTGGATGACAGCCTCGACGCCTTCGCCGCCCGCTACCGGCTCGTTGAGATGGCCGAACAGACTCTCGACATTCAGTATTACATCTGGGAAGACGACATGTCAGGACGGTTGCTGCTGTCCGTCATCCTCGATGCTGCCAGTCGCGGCGTGAAGGTTCGCATGTTGCTGGACGATAACAATACCGTCGGCATGGATGACACGCTGCGCATTCTGGACGCGCATCCCAACGTCGAGCTGCGCTTATTCAATCCCTTTTCTTTTCGCACCCTGCGGGCGCTGGGCTATCTCACTGATTTTGCCCGCCTGAACCGGCGTATGCATAACAAAAGCTTCACGGTTGACGGGGTGGTGACGCTGGTGGGCGGCAGAAATATCGGCGATGCCTATTTCGGCGCGGGGGAGCAACCGCTGTTTACCGATCTGGATGTGCTGGCGATAGGGCCGGTGGTGAAAGACGTCACCGACGATTTTGAGCGTTACTGGACCTGTAAATCGGTTTCCACGCTACAGGATGTGCTGGATATCGCTGAAGAGGACATCGTCCGGCATATCCGCATCCCGGAATCCTGGTACAGCGATGTCACCGCGAAACGTTACCTGAACAAACTGGAATCCACCCGCTTCGCCACGCTGCTGGAAACCAACTCGCTGCCGATGATGTGGGCGAAAACCCGCCTGCTGAGCGACGATCCGCGTAAAGGTCAGGGGCGGGCGCGAAATCATACGCTGTTGCCGCAGCGCCTCGTCAACGTGATGGGCATGCCGGAGCAGCAAATCGACATCTGTTCGGCCTATTTTGTCCCCACGCGCTCCGGTGTGGCGCAATTGCTGCAACTGGTGCGCAAGGGCGTCAAAATCGCCATTCTTACCAATTCGCTGGCCGCCAATGATGTCGCTGTGGTGCATGCCGGTTACGCCCGCTGGCGCAAAAAATTACTGCGTCACGGCGTGGCGCTGTATGAACTGAAACCCACCCATGAAGGGGGCCGCCATCCCCATGACCGCGGCCTGACCGGTAACTCCGGCTCCAGTCTGCATGCCAAAACCTTCAGCATTGACGAGCGTAAGGTCTTTATCGGCTCGTTCAATTTCGACCCGCGCTCGGCGATGCTGAATACGGAGATGGGTTTTGTTATCGACAGCGAACCGCTGGCGGCACGTATCCACCAGCGCTTTGTGCAAAGCCAGCGGGATGTGGCCTGGGAGCTGCGTCTTGACCGCTGGGGGCGCATTAACTGGATCGAGCAGAAAGACGGGCAGGAAATCGTTCATAAAAAAGAGCCGAAAACCCGCTTCTGGCAGCGTATGCTGGTGCGCTTTGTCTACCGTCTGCCGGTAGAGTGGCTACTCTAG
- the mdoC gene encoding glucans biosynthesis protein MdoC, which yields MSKIPAQREYFLDSIRAWLMLLGIPFHISLIYSSHVWHVNSASPSWGLTLFNDFIHSFRMQVFFVISGYFSYMLFLRYPVKRWWKVRVERVGIPMLTAIPLLTLPQFMMLQHVKGKTESWHTLSAYDKYNTLIWELVSHLWFLLVLVVLTTLGVWLFGVIQRRLKPGKFFTDIGMGKLTLLFLLLGVLYAALRRTLLIAWSPILSDGLFNFTVMQTLFYVPFFLLGALTFISPRLKDLFTTPSPACLLGSTLAFCAYLLNQRYGSGDAWMYETESVITMVMGLWMVNVVFSLGHRLLNFQSSRVTYFVNASLFIYLVHHPLTLFYGAWITPHIHSNLLGFLTGLVFVVGGALILYEVHLRIPLLRFLFSGKPQQQPVKSQA from the coding sequence ATGAGCAAAATCCCTGCACAGCGTGAGTATTTTCTGGATTCCATCCGCGCGTGGTTGATGTTACTGGGAATCCCCTTTCATATCTCACTTATTTACTCCAGCCATGTCTGGCACGTTAACAGCGCCAGCCCGTCCTGGGGCCTGACCCTGTTTAATGATTTTATTCATTCGTTCCGCATGCAGGTCTTTTTTGTCATCTCCGGCTATTTCTCCTACATGCTGTTTCTGCGTTACCCGGTAAAACGCTGGTGGAAAGTGCGCGTCGAACGTGTCGGCATTCCGATGTTAACCGCCATTCCGTTGCTCACCCTGCCGCAGTTTATGATGCTGCAACATGTCAAAGGTAAAACGGAAAGCTGGCATACGCTGTCGGCCTATGACAAATACAACACCCTGATCTGGGAACTGGTTTCTCACCTGTGGTTCCTGCTGGTGCTGGTGGTGCTGACCACCCTTGGCGTCTGGCTGTTTGGCGTGATCCAGCGCCGTCTCAAACCCGGTAAATTTTTCACTGACATCGGCATGGGTAAACTCACGTTGCTGTTTTTGCTGCTCGGCGTGCTCTATGCCGCGCTGCGCCGCACGCTGTTGATCGCCTGGTCGCCGATCCTCAGCGATGGCCTGTTTAATTTCACCGTCATGCAGACGCTGTTTTACGTGCCGTTCTTTCTGCTGGGCGCGCTGACCTTTATAAGTCCACGACTCAAAGATCTGTTTACCACCCCCTCCCCTGCCTGTCTGCTGGGCTCGACGCTGGCGTTTTGCGCCTACCTGCTCAATCAGCGGTATGGCAGCGGCGATGCCTGGATGTATGAAACGGAAAGCGTGATTACGATGGTGATGGGCCTGTGGATGGTTAACGTGGTGTTTTCGCTGGGACATCGTCTGCTGAATTTCCAGTCCTCCCGCGTCACCTATTTCGTGAATGCGTCGCTGTTTATTTATCTGGTGCACCATCCGTTAACGCTGTTTTATGGCGCCTGGATCACCCCGCACATTCACTCCAATCTGCTGGGCTTTTTGACGGGACTGGTGTTTGTGGTGGGCGGCGCGCTGATCCTCTATGAAGTGCATCTGCGCATTCCGCTGTTGCGTTTCCTGTTCTCCGGTAAGCCGCAACAGCAGCCGGTAAAAAGCCAGGCCTGA
- the mdoG gene encoding glucans biosynthesis protein MdoG — protein sequence MMKMRWLGAAVLLSLYSSSGWAFTLDDVAKQAQSLAGKGYEAPKSNLPSVFRDMKYADYQQIQFNHEKAYWNNVKTPFKLEFYHQGMYFDTPVTVNEVTSTAVRKIKYSPDYFNFGNVQHDKDTVKDLGFAGFKVLYPINSKDKNDEIVSMLGASYFRVIGAGQTYGLSARGLAIDTALPSGEEFPRFREFWIERPKPTDKRLTIYALLDSPRAAGAYRFVIIPGRDTVVDVQSKVYLRDKVGKLGVAPLTSMFLFGPGQPSPTTNFRPELHDSNGLSIHAGNGEWIWRPLNNPKHLAVSSYAMENPQGFGLLQRGRQFSRFEDLDDRYDLRPSAWVTPQGDWGKGKIELVEIPTNDETNDNIVAYWTPDQLPEPGKEMNFRYSITFSRDEDKLHAPDNAWALQTRRSTGDVKQSNLIRQPDGTIAFVVDFVGQDMKKLPQDTPVTAQASIGDNGEIVEQAVRYNPVTHGWRLTLRVKVKDPKATTDMRAALVNGEQPLSETWSYQLPANE from the coding sequence GTGATGAAAATGCGTTGGTTAGGCGCAGCGGTACTGTTATCCCTGTACTCCTCATCGGGCTGGGCTTTTACCCTCGATGATGTAGCAAAACAGGCACAGTCATTAGCCGGTAAAGGCTATGAAGCCCCTAAAAGCAACCTGCCTTCTGTTTTCCGCGATATGAAATACGCGGACTATCAGCAGATCCAGTTCAATCACGAGAAAGCTTACTGGAATAACGTTAAAACCCCATTCAAGCTCGAATTCTATCATCAGGGTATGTACTTCGACACGCCTGTCACCGTCAATGAAGTGACCTCGACCGCCGTGCGTAAAATTAAATACAGCCCGGATTACTTCAATTTCGGCAACGTCCAGCATGACAAGGACACCGTCAAGGATCTGGGATTTGCCGGATTTAAAGTGCTGTATCCTATCAACAGCAAAGACAAAAACGACGAAATCGTCAGTATGCTGGGCGCGAGCTATTTCCGCGTTATTGGCGCGGGTCAGACTTATGGCCTCTCGGCCCGCGGTCTGGCTATCGATACCGCGCTGCCGTCTGGCGAAGAGTTCCCGCGTTTTCGCGAGTTCTGGATCGAGCGTCCAAAACCGACCGACAAACGCCTGACCATTTATGCGCTGCTGGACTCCCCACGTGCGGCGGGCGCCTACCGCTTTGTGATCATTCCGGGTCGCGATACCGTGGTTGACGTGCAGTCAAAGGTCTATCTGCGCGACAAAGTGGGTAAACTGGGCGTTGCCCCGCTGACCAGTATGTTCCTGTTTGGGCCGGGTCAACCGTCGCCGACCACCAACTTCCGTCCGGAGCTGCACGACTCTAACGGTCTGTCGATTCATGCCGGCAACGGCGAATGGATCTGGCGTCCGCTGAACAACCCGAAACATCTGGCCGTCAGCAGCTACGCCATGGAAAACCCGCAGGGCTTTGGCCTGTTGCAGCGTGGCCGCCAGTTCTCCCGCTTCGAGGATCTGGATGACCGCTACGATCTGCGTCCAAGCGCCTGGGTCACTCCGCAGGGCGACTGGGGCAAAGGCAAAATCGAGCTGGTTGAAATCCCGACCAACGATGAAACCAACGATAACATCGTCGCTTACTGGACACCGGATCAGCTTCCGGAGCCGGGTAAAGAGATGAACTTCAGGTACAGCATCACCTTTAGCCGCGACGAAGACAAACTGCATGCGCCGGATAACGCCTGGGCGCTGCAAACCCGTCGTTCCACCGGTGACGTGAAGCAATCTAACCTTATTCGTCAGCCGGATGGCACCATCGCTTTCGTGGTGGACTTCGTCGGCCAGGATATGAAAAAACTGCCGCAGGACACGCCGGTGACGGCGCAGGCCAGCATTGGCGATAACGGCGAAATCGTTGAACAAGCCGTGCGCTATAACCCGGTCACGCATGGCTGGCGTTTAACCCTGCGCGTGAAGGTGAAAGATCCTAAAGCGACGACCGATATGCGTGCTGCGCTGGTGAATGGCGAGCAGCCGCTGAGTGAAACCTGGAGCTATCAGCTACCTGCCAATGAATAA